The Bremerella cremea genome window below encodes:
- a CDS encoding tyrosine-type recombinase/integrase — translation MSQNREPKPFFRKAKNAWYLQLGKRQVSLGRDKKEAWKRYHQIMAESQPIRETATIETLFERFLDWVQENRKPTTYEKVRRHLSRFASFRGKQTKVAAVSGADLSEWVESEETWNSTTRNEAITSVVRCWNWAVGKRFLVANTVASVPEKPRRKRRETTLSPDEWKEMLAHVKDEPFKDYLTLLWETGCRPLEARRVEARHLDLEAGLIVFPPSEAKGERHERVIYLTPTSLEICRCWAEKYPEGPIMRNTQGRPWTKDSINCRFTRLKQKLGKRVFAYALRHSYATQGLIDGVDSVNLSQLMGHADVSTLAKNYAHLSKNQHFLKKQAEKVRKTA, via the coding sequence ATGTCCCAAAACCGTGAACCGAAACCGTTCTTTCGCAAAGCTAAAAACGCCTGGTATCTCCAACTCGGTAAGAGGCAAGTCAGCCTCGGCCGCGACAAGAAGGAGGCCTGGAAGCGTTACCACCAGATCATGGCCGAGAGTCAGCCGATCCGCGAGACGGCCACAATCGAAACTCTTTTTGAGCGATTCTTGGATTGGGTCCAGGAGAACCGCAAGCCAACCACCTACGAAAAAGTCCGTCGTCACTTGTCCCGCTTCGCCTCCTTCAGAGGCAAGCAGACCAAAGTCGCAGCTGTGAGCGGAGCGGATCTTTCCGAGTGGGTCGAAAGCGAAGAGACCTGGAACTCAACAACTCGAAACGAAGCAATCACGTCGGTCGTCCGCTGCTGGAACTGGGCCGTCGGCAAGCGGTTTCTTGTGGCCAATACGGTGGCGAGTGTTCCCGAGAAACCTCGTCGTAAGCGTCGCGAGACGACTCTCTCGCCAGACGAATGGAAAGAGATGCTGGCCCACGTGAAAGATGAGCCCTTCAAAGACTACCTTACGCTACTGTGGGAAACCGGTTGTCGCCCCTTGGAAGCACGTCGGGTCGAAGCGAGGCATCTTGATCTGGAAGCCGGCTTAATCGTATTCCCGCCTTCGGAGGCCAAAGGGGAACGGCATGAACGAGTCATCTACCTGACTCCAACCTCCCTGGAGATCTGCCGCTGCTGGGCAGAAAAATATCCTGAGGGTCCGATCATGCGGAACACGCAAGGAAGGCCCTGGACGAAGGATTCGATCAATTGCCGCTTCACCCGTCTTAAGCAAAAGCTCGGCAAGCGGGTTTTCGCTTACGCCCTCCGGCACAGCTACGCCACCCAGGGATTAATCGATGGGGTGGACTCCGTGAACCTTTCGCAACTCATGGGGCATGCGGACGTGAGCACCCTTGCTAAGAACTACGCCCATCTCTCGAAGAATCAGCATTTTCTCAAAAAACAGGCGGAGAAAGTACGCAAGACTGCTTAG
- a CDS encoding WGR and DUF4132 domain-containing protein — protein sequence MAAETSQSRSLLFSDGSSNKFWNIELDGTSHTVRFGRVGTDGQTRTKDFDSEEDAKKSYDKLVAEKLKKGYEDPDGDSSDTKAVSTKSKTTIKKTTQTAATKKKSTKKDEVKASIAKSAVSKAEVDLNVTHEIDLEARDWFRATFRSNTPLERGEPAPFDQEDCVRRLSKLKTAVYGWVVRWSDLKLPEVLSPEEAHFWFDVTTKPRNREDPMKDFAAQFSKQTYTGKIDLETALETIASQNRHADGSVDYVSLALANLVTPQEYCEIVLRLPEYMKENDSYETSPVLWRLISGFNTYVLPYLTEQQITKLRKLISKSLDPTCTPAVFSEMYPPGHYLAASLGMHDAVLEITSNWSDDLYQENEYFAHYQKPQDIVVGLGSAELVEAEWRRLKLEIQSEKQLRAFLACTEFAALDYVAQSVNKQPNKESCESLLKVFTLVRAPEAALPMLECKLSCKLPAVARDWLDKYVGNAVTGLLEVAAGRGKLADEALDYLRTTKRKGYESVIVAALKKADKSEVSAKIQSEVIDREEKTFEPLDAKSTPKWLAKELAALDTLKPRKVPGWASAAMLPPLVVGDHCLNDEQVTTLVQVLVATPSTERHPLLVAVRENVTPMVRDEFAWKLFQQWSGDGCVSKEKWAMGAIGHLGDDSSVLKLTPMIRVWPGESQHQRAVFGLQCLRAVGSTTALMQLSSIGQKLKFKGLKAKAQEFVQEIANERGLTRHELEDRVVPECGLDENGCREFSFGPRSFSFVLGSDMKAMIRDAKGKVRPNLPSPGVNDDQDEAAQSVAEWKLIKKQIKEVATLQAGRLEQAMVTGRRWSVKDFETLLVKHPLLTHLVQKLIWLGYDEKGKQIVSFRVTEERDYADADDNAIKLDNVASIGVAHPLEMTEQERSRWGEVMSDYEIISPFPQLGRPVYTLEKGEDKTDDLTRLHGIKLAAPTMVFTLEKLGWVRGVAMDGGCFDEYSKQFPGADATAVVHYDGVVGMGYIDPDEILTTDSIHFCKGIRSPSVYGWNSEKKLKLSKVPPIVISEVIADLQVLKSKVK from the coding sequence ATGGCAGCGGAAACTTCTCAATCGCGATCGTTGTTATTCTCTGACGGCAGTTCGAACAAGTTCTGGAATATCGAACTGGATGGTACGTCACACACGGTCCGTTTCGGCCGCGTGGGAACCGACGGGCAAACGCGTACGAAAGACTTTGACAGCGAAGAGGACGCTAAGAAGTCGTACGACAAGTTGGTCGCTGAGAAGTTAAAGAAGGGATACGAAGACCCTGACGGCGATTCTAGCGATACGAAAGCGGTAAGTACGAAAAGCAAGACAACAATCAAGAAGACCACACAAACCGCCGCCACGAAAAAGAAGTCTACTAAGAAGGACGAGGTCAAAGCGTCGATCGCGAAGTCTGCGGTTTCAAAGGCAGAAGTCGATCTGAATGTAACGCATGAAATCGATCTTGAGGCACGCGATTGGTTCCGCGCTACGTTTCGCTCCAACACGCCGCTGGAACGGGGCGAACCTGCGCCGTTTGACCAGGAAGACTGCGTCCGCCGATTGTCGAAGCTGAAGACCGCCGTTTACGGCTGGGTTGTCCGTTGGAGCGACCTGAAACTGCCTGAAGTTTTATCACCAGAGGAGGCTCACTTCTGGTTTGACGTGACAACGAAGCCAAGAAATCGCGAAGATCCCATGAAGGATTTCGCTGCCCAGTTTTCGAAGCAAACTTATACGGGCAAAATCGATCTCGAAACGGCGTTGGAGACGATTGCCAGTCAGAATCGCCACGCCGACGGCAGTGTTGACTACGTGTCACTGGCTCTGGCGAATCTGGTTACGCCGCAGGAATATTGTGAGATCGTACTTCGCCTTCCAGAGTACATGAAAGAAAATGACAGCTACGAAACATCACCGGTACTGTGGCGGCTGATCAGTGGCTTTAATACCTATGTCCTTCCCTATCTAACCGAGCAGCAAATTACCAAGCTGCGTAAATTGATATCGAAGAGCCTCGATCCAACGTGTACGCCTGCAGTTTTCAGTGAAATGTATCCACCGGGGCATTACCTGGCTGCGTCACTCGGTATGCATGATGCTGTTCTTGAGATCACCTCAAATTGGTCCGATGATCTGTACCAGGAGAATGAATACTTCGCCCATTATCAAAAACCCCAAGACATTGTCGTGGGACTTGGCTCAGCTGAATTGGTCGAAGCGGAATGGCGGCGGCTTAAGCTGGAGATTCAATCCGAGAAGCAACTTCGGGCCTTCCTGGCTTGTACGGAGTTCGCGGCATTGGACTACGTCGCCCAGTCAGTGAACAAGCAGCCCAATAAGGAAAGTTGCGAATCGCTCCTCAAGGTATTTACCTTGGTTCGGGCACCCGAGGCTGCGTTGCCGATGCTCGAGTGTAAGCTTTCATGTAAACTGCCGGCGGTCGCTCGCGACTGGCTAGACAAGTACGTTGGCAATGCGGTTACTGGGCTGTTGGAAGTTGCCGCCGGTCGCGGCAAACTAGCGGATGAGGCTCTCGACTACCTGCGGACCACCAAGCGCAAAGGGTACGAGTCCGTTATCGTCGCGGCCCTCAAGAAGGCCGACAAATCGGAAGTGTCCGCCAAGATTCAATCGGAAGTAATCGATCGCGAAGAGAAAACCTTCGAGCCTCTGGATGCCAAGTCGACTCCCAAGTGGCTTGCGAAAGAGCTGGCAGCGTTAGATACACTCAAGCCACGAAAAGTGCCAGGCTGGGCATCTGCTGCCATGTTGCCGCCCTTGGTTGTCGGTGATCATTGTTTAAACGACGAGCAAGTTACAACGCTCGTCCAAGTCCTCGTCGCCACACCAAGCACCGAGCGACATCCCTTGCTAGTAGCCGTTCGCGAAAACGTTACTCCCATGGTTCGCGACGAATTCGCTTGGAAGTTATTCCAGCAATGGTCCGGCGATGGATGCGTGTCCAAGGAGAAATGGGCTATGGGTGCCATCGGCCATCTGGGGGACGATTCCAGCGTTCTGAAATTGACCCCGATGATTCGAGTCTGGCCAGGCGAAAGCCAACATCAGCGTGCTGTTTTTGGTTTGCAATGCCTGCGCGCCGTTGGCAGCACGACGGCCCTGATGCAGCTCTCGTCGATTGGCCAGAAGCTGAAATTCAAGGGATTGAAAGCGAAAGCCCAAGAGTTTGTGCAAGAGATTGCCAACGAAAGGGGCCTGACTCGCCACGAGTTAGAAGATCGCGTTGTGCCCGAATGCGGCTTGGACGAAAACGGCTGCCGAGAGTTTTCTTTTGGTCCGCGCAGCTTCTCCTTTGTGCTGGGAAGCGATATGAAAGCGATGATTCGGGACGCGAAAGGCAAGGTTCGCCCGAATCTTCCTTCCCCTGGTGTCAATGACGATCAGGACGAAGCAGCCCAATCCGTTGCCGAGTGGAAGCTGATCAAGAAGCAGATTAAAGAAGTGGCAACCCTCCAGGCAGGTCGCCTGGAGCAAGCGATGGTGACCGGTCGCCGCTGGTCGGTCAAAGACTTTGAGACACTACTCGTCAAACACCCTCTCCTGACACATCTCGTACAGAAGTTGATCTGGTTGGGGTACGACGAGAAAGGCAAGCAGATAGTATCGTTTCGTGTAACCGAAGAACGCGATTATGCCGATGCCGATGACAACGCGATCAAACTGGACAACGTAGCGTCGATCGGGGTTGCGCATCCCTTGGAAATGACCGAGCAAGAGCGATCCCGCTGGGGAGAAGTCATGAGCGATTACGAAATCATTTCTCCCTTTCCACAACTTGGCCGCCCGGTGTATACCTTGGAGAAAGGGGAAGACAAAACAGACGATTTGACACGTTTACACGGTATCAAGCTTGCGGCCCCTACGATGGTTTTCACCTTAGAAAAATTGGGCTGGGTTCGCGGTGTCGCGATGGACGGAGGCTGCTTTGACGAGTATTCCAAACAATTCCCCGGGGCCGATGCAACGGCAGTCGTGCATTATGATGGCGTAGTTGGCATGGGGTATATCGATCCCGATGAAATCCTGACTACCGACTCGATACACTTCTGCAAAGGCATACGAAGTCCTTCCGTTTATGGCTGGAATTCAGAAAAGAAATTGAAGCTGAGCAAGGTGCCGCCAATTGTGATCAGCGAAGTGATCGCCGATTTGCAGGTCCTTAAAAGCAAGGTGAAGTGA
- a CDS encoding helix-turn-helix domain-containing protein — translation MVSVKELANILGVSSKTVYAMVEEDRIPCYRIGCGRGTLRFDVEEVKRSLKRQAPTRLEPLQRTPRKHLL, via the coding sequence ATGGTCAGCGTAAAAGAATTGGCAAACATCCTGGGCGTGAGTTCCAAAACCGTCTACGCGATGGTCGAAGAAGATCGCATTCCCTGTTACCGCATCGGCTGCGGTCGCGGGACGTTACGATTCGATGTCGAGGAAGTAAAACGCTCGCTGAAGCGGCAAGCACCAACTAGGTTGGAACCGCTCCAGCGAACGCCTCGCAAGCATCTGCTCTAA
- a CDS encoding transposase: MFLAGDKGYRADWIDEYLIEQGILPIIPNKEGEDRSQRLAEFDKGKYRQRNVVERLIGWLKECRRILTRFEKRAANFLGMVKMAFIERYLRLMC, translated from the coding sequence GTGTTCCTGGCAGGCGACAAAGGGTATCGCGCCGATTGGATCGATGAGTACCTGATCGAACAAGGCATTCTGCCCATCATTCCAAACAAGGAAGGTGAAGACCGTTCACAGCGACTGGCCGAATTCGACAAGGGTAAGTACCGCCAGCGCAATGTCGTCGAACGCCTGATCGGCTGGCTCAAAGAATGCCGCCGCATCCTAACCCGCTTCGAGAAGCGAGCCGCAAACTTCCTCGGAATGGTGAAGATGGCCTTCATCGAGCGATACTTGCGATTAATGTGTTAA
- a CDS encoding ATP-binding protein → MAKKKAPAAKTSKKSDSDQNGASLQRPAAELLFAEELARLEAASADQPKPPGWRMTPKSVLAFVLGDESMDVAAKFVGRRSFMERCIVSLATNRGLMLIGEPGTAKSFLSELLAAAISGDSTLTIQGSAGTTEDNIRYSWNYALLVSEGPSDRSLVPAPLYMGMKYGKLVRFEEITRCPLEIQDVLLSILSDRVMAIPELQDAERMLFAAAGFNVIATANTRDRGVNEMSAALKRRFNFETVNPIADIAQEMELVQRETNRNLQRSGVPVVLGENITELLVTTFRELRLGKTTDGKGIESLSTVLSTAEAVSTACAAGIHAYYYSDGEVHPHHLVQHLVGTVLKDNPDDLKKVRHYFDHVVKKRKADMWMRFYDARSELC, encoded by the coding sequence ATGGCAAAGAAAAAAGCTCCGGCAGCCAAGACCTCGAAGAAGTCTGATTCCGATCAGAACGGTGCCTCGCTTCAGCGTCCTGCTGCCGAACTGCTTTTTGCAGAAGAGTTAGCCAGGTTGGAAGCAGCTTCGGCCGACCAACCCAAGCCGCCCGGCTGGCGTATGACCCCCAAGAGTGTATTGGCCTTCGTGCTGGGGGACGAATCCATGGATGTCGCGGCCAAGTTTGTGGGGCGACGGAGCTTCATGGAACGCTGCATCGTGTCGCTGGCGACCAACCGCGGCTTGATGCTCATCGGCGAGCCTGGCACGGCCAAGAGTTTTCTTAGCGAATTGCTGGCCGCCGCGATCAGTGGCGACTCGACTCTAACCATCCAGGGAAGCGCCGGTACCACCGAAGATAATATCCGCTACTCGTGGAACTATGCCTTGTTGGTTTCGGAGGGCCCCAGCGATCGCTCGTTGGTCCCAGCACCGCTGTACATGGGAATGAAGTATGGCAAACTGGTGCGGTTTGAAGAGATCACGCGTTGCCCACTAGAGATTCAGGACGTCCTGCTTTCGATCCTCAGCGATCGCGTGATGGCCATTCCAGAACTCCAAGACGCGGAACGCATGCTGTTTGCGGCGGCAGGCTTCAACGTCATTGCCACTGCGAATACCCGTGACCGTGGTGTCAACGAAATGAGTGCGGCGTTAAAACGGCGATTCAACTTTGAAACCGTGAATCCAATCGCCGACATTGCCCAAGAAATGGAACTCGTCCAGCGCGAAACGAACCGTAACCTCCAGCGATCAGGTGTCCCGGTAGTGTTGGGTGAAAACATTACCGAACTACTCGTTACCACCTTCCGCGAGCTACGACTGGGCAAGACCACCGATGGTAAGGGGATTGAATCGCTATCGACGGTACTTAGTACGGCCGAAGCGGTAAGCACGGCCTGTGCTGCCGGCATTCATGCGTACTATTACAGCGACGGCGAAGTCCATCCCCATCACTTGGTTCAGCACCTGGTCGGTACTGTGTTGAAAGATAACCCCGATGATCTGAAAAAAGTTCGACATTACTTTGATCACGTGGTGAAGAAACGCAAAGCGGATATGTGGATGCGGTTTTATGACGCACGTAGCGAACTCTGCTGA
- a CDS encoding IS5 family transposase produces the protein MARHRLTDDQWVLIADIFPPPAHTGRPRVDRRMVVDGILWIMRTGAPWRDLPDEFGKWGTVYDLFTTWNSDGTLDEILDRLQAGFVDAEAIDEQLWCVDGTNIRAARCAAGAKKGAVGRS, from the coding sequence ATGGCTCGCCATCGACTTACGGATGATCAATGGGTACTGATCGCGGACATCTTTCCACCCCCGGCACACACGGGGCGGCCGCGTGTCGATCGGCGGATGGTGGTCGACGGCATTCTGTGGATCATGCGAACCGGTGCCCCCTGGCGAGACCTGCCCGACGAATTCGGCAAGTGGGGAACGGTCTATGATTTGTTCACCACCTGGAATTCGGATGGAACGCTCGACGAAATTCTCGATCGGTTGCAGGCCGGTTTTGTCGATGCCGAAGCGATCGACGAGCAACTGTGGTGCGTTGACGGCACCAACATTCGGGCTGCTCGTTGTGCCGCCGGAGCGAAAAAAGGGGCGGTCGGACGCAGCTAG
- a CDS encoding sulfotransferase family protein, with amino-acid sequence MMNFHRPVFLLGCCYRCGSTLLQRLISSSGTVFIWGENDGMAAQFVDMQEKCENLKTISERQWSGFERQGLNHWLANLNPHAPDSFTHAAREFLITYYSGETRRLGYDRWGFKEVHHGWKIASFLLECFPEGRIVYLLRNPRDVLASNAATNWYSKSGFASGVLQIWCDNTRAAITQCDSRILTVRYEDLVSRSNGTMLSVLSHIGCDSNWESSLLRRHVRGMRLRPKLGQPELKALALPEVVELYEAAYRGFQKYSRGE; translated from the coding sequence ATGATGAACTTTCACCGCCCTGTCTTTCTTTTAGGTTGCTGCTACCGTTGTGGAAGCACGCTTTTACAGCGACTTATTTCCTCGTCGGGAACGGTATTCATTTGGGGAGAAAATGATGGCATGGCTGCCCAATTTGTTGACATGCAAGAAAAGTGTGAGAATTTAAAGACCATTAGTGAGCGTCAATGGTCTGGATTCGAGAGGCAGGGCCTCAACCACTGGCTTGCCAATCTAAATCCTCACGCTCCGGATTCGTTCACTCATGCTGCCAGAGAGTTTCTAATTACCTACTATTCCGGCGAGACGCGGCGGTTGGGCTATGATCGCTGGGGATTCAAGGAAGTACACCATGGTTGGAAAATTGCTAGTTTTTTGCTAGAGTGCTTTCCAGAGGGCCGAATCGTGTACCTGTTGCGTAATCCACGTGACGTCCTTGCGTCTAATGCCGCGACCAATTGGTATTCAAAATCTGGATTCGCTTCCGGCGTTCTACAAATTTGGTGCGACAATACGCGGGCTGCTATTACACAATGTGATTCTCGAATATTGACAGTGCGATACGAAGATCTAGTGTCCAGAAGCAATGGTACTATGCTTTCAGTGCTCAGTCACATTGGCTGTGATAGCAATTGGGAATCGTCTTTGCTCAGAAGACATGTTCGCGGGATGCGTCTCAGGCCAAAGCTTGGGCAGCCAGAGCTTAAAGCATTGGCATTGCCAGAGGTGGTCGAGTTATATGAAGCAGCATACCGCGGATTTCAAAAATATTCCCGTGGTGAATAG
- a CDS encoding replication initiator protein A, translating to MTYPADTRSPLLPDRHPTPDFFVCDIFDASPRGDMASMEHPIFSVSTKPDTKTRKYVNGDIFVEIKPSSDGLATVHDRDILIYCISQLMASLNEGRPISQVVRFKAHDLMKATNRMTNGQAYAALKASLERLAGTRISTNILTGGREEFRTFGLIEHASIVRETRDGRMQDVEVKLSDWVYTAIEHKEVLTLSRDYFRLRKPLERRIYEIARKHCGKQSIWRISLEKLQLKCGSHSTLKEFRRMLLAIVDRDRKHSHMPDYSIQLDEDDMVTFRSRGTVPGMKVKDETIPIPSLQPETYDLARQAAPGWDVHLLEQEWRDWVTEPPQYADAAFIGFCRKAVKTRSQCPQK from the coding sequence GTGACATATCCCGCTGACACTCGTTCTCCCCTTCTGCCGGATCGCCATCCGACGCCCGATTTCTTTGTCTGCGACATCTTTGATGCTTCTCCTCGGGGTGATATGGCCAGCATGGAGCATCCGATTTTTTCAGTCTCCACCAAGCCTGACACAAAAACGCGTAAGTACGTTAACGGGGACATCTTTGTCGAGATCAAGCCCTCGTCCGACGGATTGGCTACCGTCCATGACCGCGACATTCTGATCTACTGTATTTCGCAGCTAATGGCTTCCCTGAACGAAGGAAGGCCAATCTCGCAAGTCGTTCGCTTTAAGGCTCATGACCTAATGAAGGCCACCAACAGAATGACGAATGGCCAAGCCTATGCCGCTTTGAAGGCATCACTGGAGCGGCTGGCTGGAACACGAATTAGCACGAACATTCTTACCGGCGGCCGGGAGGAATTCCGAACGTTTGGCCTAATCGAACATGCCAGCATAGTTCGGGAAACCCGCGACGGCAGAATGCAAGACGTGGAAGTCAAGCTGTCGGACTGGGTCTATACCGCGATCGAACACAAGGAAGTTCTTACGCTTAGCCGCGATTATTTCCGCCTGAGAAAACCGCTGGAACGTCGGATCTACGAAATTGCTCGAAAACACTGCGGCAAACAGTCCATCTGGCGGATCTCCCTGGAAAAATTGCAACTCAAATGTGGATCACATTCCACGTTGAAGGAATTCCGCCGGATGCTTCTTGCCATCGTCGACCGGGACCGGAAGCACTCGCACATGCCCGACTATTCGATCCAGCTCGATGAGGACGACATGGTGACGTTTCGAAGTCGTGGAACCGTTCCCGGTATGAAGGTCAAAGACGAGACGATTCCAATTCCATCGCTGCAACCAGAAACGTATGACTTGGCAAGGCAAGCGGCTCCTGGTTGGGATGTGCATCTGTTGGAGCAGGAATGGCGGGATTGGGTCACAGAGCCGCCTCAATACGCCGATGCCGCGTTTATCGGATTTTGCCGGAAGGCGGTCAAGACAAGATCACAATGCCCGCAAAAATAA